A window of Argopecten irradians isolate NY chromosome 1, Ai_NY, whole genome shotgun sequence contains these coding sequences:
- the LOC138307639 gene encoding sine oculis-binding protein homolog isoform X1 yields the protein METSDSETDVPGLESGRQTDSPVKVKEEPPDDIKDYAENTMNELLGWYGYDKVNSADTEHLNLERYTSIDDVLSPTDGGSRDDDSLISDDDDDDSLSGRSDFSKLSRSNSESSLAAQHRNLVSALTKKHGLTGAPDGTLPSGYITCAWCQKPGIKLFTLKTSTTTKAFCSEVCFTQCRRASFKKNRVCDWCKHVRHTVNYVDFQDGEQQLQFCSAKCLNQYKMKIFCKETQEHLQQIQTQNENVSSCKSPDRQILITPDLWLKDSTSADEKSESKTPEIKVHKDNQNEIHSNKISHKESHRESQGQKEKSGHSHRDGHREDREKIRKHSSKSEWRSDAYKAHSHGDIDRSRSTMERMVRDRHRRSSSKDSAGLASPQIASSDPSPAAVSSAQPTPVFANHPGYPSMPLIPPHLWGAFGPGIPPMGPFPPWFYGGYMPPVPGLLPGGQIPNVDGEFRPPNSRISTPTPNRPALSPDSSSPSCTPNTHSGKHGGTSMSVGSPKCPQKASGTAPLLPGIQNIGNFGFDPNLVGAGYRQGSQYLGGIPPVTMIMPVPFPLPVPFPVPLPLPLKMEQIMEVYNKKQEEKKKEMEESATKRTQADKNDMDHPRNPKIKSEFSDSSDSEALKKHDKTVLHCVSYSERASSVTSCPDLSDIHSSAHDLSTRKRPLTPRLDGSLDLSKRPRSEVNTSPESYDGVIDLSMDSSMTRYKMSPGKENRETNESDVSQDGEERDVSNGELGLKIPRIHIITPRSEPPLNAQLPLPPAEHKYSNRRGLILDAPCTPNRPRSPSPERRSYVRSVPRDVMEAARRRCLRARIRTK from the exons ATGGAAACCTCTGACAGTGAAACGGATGTTCCAGGCTTAGAGAGTGGACGTCAGACGGACTCACCTGTAAAGGTTAAAGAGGAGCCGCCGGATGACATAAAG GACTATGCTGAGAATACTATGAATGAGTTACTTGGTTGGTATGGTTACGACAAAGTAAACAGTGCGGACACCGAACACCTGAACCTCGAGCGCTACACTAGTATTGACGACGTCCTCTCGCCGACGGACGGTGGTAGTCGTGACGACGATAGCCTCATCAGTGACGATGACGACGATGATAGTTTGTCTGGACGAAGTGACTTCTCCAAACTAA GTAGAAGTAACAGTGAGTCTAGTCTAGCTGCCCAGCACCGAAACCTCGTATCCGCTCTCACAAAGAAACACGGACTTACAG GTGCCCCTGACGGGACTCTACCTAGCGGCTATATCACGTGCGCATGGTGTCAGAAACCAGGGATTAAACTGTTCACTCTGAAGACCTCTACTACGACAAAGGCCTTTTGTAGCGAAGTGTGTTTTACTCAGTGTCGACGCGCATCTTTCAAAAAGAACAGAGTTTGTGATTGGTGTAAACATGTTCGTCATACAGTGAACTATGTGGACTTTCAAGATGGCGAACAGCAACTTCAGTTTTGTAGTgcaaaatgtttaaatcaatataaaatgaagatattttgTAAGGAAACACAGGAACATTTACAACAAATTCAGACTCAAAATGAGAATGTGTCTTCCTGTAAAAGTCCAGACAGACAGATTTTGATCACTCCAGATTTATGGTTGAAAGATTCAACGTCAGCAGACGAAAAGAGTGAAAGCAAGACCCCAGAGATAAAAGTTCACAAAGATAACCAAAACGAAATTCACAGTAATAAAATTAGTCATAAGGAAAGCCATCGCGAAAGCCAAGGTCAAAAGGAAAAGTCGGGACACAGTCATAGAGACGGTCATCGTGAAGACAGAGAAAAGATAAGGAAGCATTCTAGTAAGTCGGAATGGAGAAGTGATGCTTACAAAGCTCACTCTCACGGTGACATAGATCGCTCTCGGAGTACAATGGAGAGAATGGTGCGTGACAGGCACCGTCGATCCTCTTCGAAGGACTCCGCTGGTTTAGCAAGTCCACAGATTGCGTCTTCGGATCCTTCCCCTGCAGCAGTATCGTCGGCTCAGCCTACTCCTGTGTTCGCCAACCATCCAGGGTACCCGTCGATGCCTTTGATTCCCCCACACCTGTGGGGTGCTTTTGGACCAGGGATTCCCCCTATGGGTCCGTTCCCACCCTGGTTTTACGGCGGGTATATGCCTCCGGTCCCTGGACTTTTACCCGGAGGACAAATCCCTAACGTAGATGGTGAATTCCGTCCGCCTAATAGCCGGATTTCTACACCGACACCAAACAGACCGGCCTTGTCCCCAGACTCTTCATCGCCATCATGTACTCCAAACACACATTCAGGGAAACATGGTGGTACATCAATGTCGGTTGGTAGTCCTAAGTGTCCGCAAAAGGCGTCTGGTACAGCACCGTTACTGCCGGGAATACAAAATATAGGGAACTTTGGGTTTGACCCGAATTTAGTGGGAGCTGGATATAGACAGGGATCGCAATATCTCGGTGGTATACCACCAGTGACTATGATTATGCCCGTGCCGTTCCCTCTACCAGTACCCTTCCCAGTGCCATTACCACTACCATTAAAAATGGAACAAATCATGGAAGTTTACAACAAGAAACAGGaagagaagaaaaaagaaatggaaGAATCTGCCACTAAACGCACGCAAGCTGATAAAAATGATATGGATCATCCGAGAAACCCTAAGATAAAATCAGAATTTAGCGATTCTAGTGATTCAGAAGCATTGAAGAAACATGATAAAACAGTCCTTCATTGTGTTTCATACTCAGAAAGAGCGAGCAGTGTCACATCATGTCCAGATCTATCAGACATTCATTCTTCCGCGCATGACTTATCAACGCGGAAGCGACCTTTGACTCCGCGGCTTGACGGATCTTTAGATTTAAGTAAGCGGCCTCGGTCAGAAGTAAACACATCACCAGAATCGTATGATGGTGTGATAGACTtatcaatggatagttcaatGACGAGGTATAAAATGTCTCCGGGCAAAGAAAACAGGGAAACCAACGAGTCGGATGTATCTCAGGACGGTGAGGAACGAGATGTTTCTAATGGTGAATTAGGACTGAAAATCCCTAGGATTCATATCATTACGCCACGCAGTGAGCCACCATTGAACGCCCAGCTTCCACTGCCGCCAGCAGAACACAAATATTCAAATCGGAGGGGACTCATATTGGATGCTCCATGCACACCAAATCGTCCTCGAAGTCCTTCACCTGAACGGAGAAGCTACGTTCGGTCTGTGCCACGTGATGTGATGGAGGCTGCAAGACGACGTTGTCTTCGCGCAAGAATAcgcacaaaataa
- the LOC138307639 gene encoding sine oculis-binding protein homolog isoform X2 — MNELLGWYGYDKVNSADTEHLNLERYTSIDDVLSPTDGGSRDDDSLISDDDDDDSLSGRSDFSKLSRSNSESSLAAQHRNLVSALTKKHGLTGAPDGTLPSGYITCAWCQKPGIKLFTLKTSTTTKAFCSEVCFTQCRRASFKKNRVCDWCKHVRHTVNYVDFQDGEQQLQFCSAKCLNQYKMKIFCKETQEHLQQIQTQNENVSSCKSPDRQILITPDLWLKDSTSADEKSESKTPEIKVHKDNQNEIHSNKISHKESHRESQGQKEKSGHSHRDGHREDREKIRKHSSKSEWRSDAYKAHSHGDIDRSRSTMERMVRDRHRRSSSKDSAGLASPQIASSDPSPAAVSSAQPTPVFANHPGYPSMPLIPPHLWGAFGPGIPPMGPFPPWFYGGYMPPVPGLLPGGQIPNVDGEFRPPNSRISTPTPNRPALSPDSSSPSCTPNTHSGKHGGTSMSVGSPKCPQKASGTAPLLPGIQNIGNFGFDPNLVGAGYRQGSQYLGGIPPVTMIMPVPFPLPVPFPVPLPLPLKMEQIMEVYNKKQEEKKKEMEESATKRTQADKNDMDHPRNPKIKSEFSDSSDSEALKKHDKTVLHCVSYSERASSVTSCPDLSDIHSSAHDLSTRKRPLTPRLDGSLDLSKRPRSEVNTSPESYDGVIDLSMDSSMTRYKMSPGKENRETNESDVSQDGEERDVSNGELGLKIPRIHIITPRSEPPLNAQLPLPPAEHKYSNRRGLILDAPCTPNRPRSPSPERRSYVRSVPRDVMEAARRRCLRARIRTK; from the exons ATGAATGAGTTACTTGGTTGGTATGGTTACGACAAAGTAAACAGTGCGGACACCGAACACCTGAACCTCGAGCGCTACACTAGTATTGACGACGTCCTCTCGCCGACGGACGGTGGTAGTCGTGACGACGATAGCCTCATCAGTGACGATGACGACGATGATAGTTTGTCTGGACGAAGTGACTTCTCCAAACTAA GTAGAAGTAACAGTGAGTCTAGTCTAGCTGCCCAGCACCGAAACCTCGTATCCGCTCTCACAAAGAAACACGGACTTACAG GTGCCCCTGACGGGACTCTACCTAGCGGCTATATCACGTGCGCATGGTGTCAGAAACCAGGGATTAAACTGTTCACTCTGAAGACCTCTACTACGACAAAGGCCTTTTGTAGCGAAGTGTGTTTTACTCAGTGTCGACGCGCATCTTTCAAAAAGAACAGAGTTTGTGATTGGTGTAAACATGTTCGTCATACAGTGAACTATGTGGACTTTCAAGATGGCGAACAGCAACTTCAGTTTTGTAGTgcaaaatgtttaaatcaatataaaatgaagatattttgTAAGGAAACACAGGAACATTTACAACAAATTCAGACTCAAAATGAGAATGTGTCTTCCTGTAAAAGTCCAGACAGACAGATTTTGATCACTCCAGATTTATGGTTGAAAGATTCAACGTCAGCAGACGAAAAGAGTGAAAGCAAGACCCCAGAGATAAAAGTTCACAAAGATAACCAAAACGAAATTCACAGTAATAAAATTAGTCATAAGGAAAGCCATCGCGAAAGCCAAGGTCAAAAGGAAAAGTCGGGACACAGTCATAGAGACGGTCATCGTGAAGACAGAGAAAAGATAAGGAAGCATTCTAGTAAGTCGGAATGGAGAAGTGATGCTTACAAAGCTCACTCTCACGGTGACATAGATCGCTCTCGGAGTACAATGGAGAGAATGGTGCGTGACAGGCACCGTCGATCCTCTTCGAAGGACTCCGCTGGTTTAGCAAGTCCACAGATTGCGTCTTCGGATCCTTCCCCTGCAGCAGTATCGTCGGCTCAGCCTACTCCTGTGTTCGCCAACCATCCAGGGTACCCGTCGATGCCTTTGATTCCCCCACACCTGTGGGGTGCTTTTGGACCAGGGATTCCCCCTATGGGTCCGTTCCCACCCTGGTTTTACGGCGGGTATATGCCTCCGGTCCCTGGACTTTTACCCGGAGGACAAATCCCTAACGTAGATGGTGAATTCCGTCCGCCTAATAGCCGGATTTCTACACCGACACCAAACAGACCGGCCTTGTCCCCAGACTCTTCATCGCCATCATGTACTCCAAACACACATTCAGGGAAACATGGTGGTACATCAATGTCGGTTGGTAGTCCTAAGTGTCCGCAAAAGGCGTCTGGTACAGCACCGTTACTGCCGGGAATACAAAATATAGGGAACTTTGGGTTTGACCCGAATTTAGTGGGAGCTGGATATAGACAGGGATCGCAATATCTCGGTGGTATACCACCAGTGACTATGATTATGCCCGTGCCGTTCCCTCTACCAGTACCCTTCCCAGTGCCATTACCACTACCATTAAAAATGGAACAAATCATGGAAGTTTACAACAAGAAACAGGaagagaagaaaaaagaaatggaaGAATCTGCCACTAAACGCACGCAAGCTGATAAAAATGATATGGATCATCCGAGAAACCCTAAGATAAAATCAGAATTTAGCGATTCTAGTGATTCAGAAGCATTGAAGAAACATGATAAAACAGTCCTTCATTGTGTTTCATACTCAGAAAGAGCGAGCAGTGTCACATCATGTCCAGATCTATCAGACATTCATTCTTCCGCGCATGACTTATCAACGCGGAAGCGACCTTTGACTCCGCGGCTTGACGGATCTTTAGATTTAAGTAAGCGGCCTCGGTCAGAAGTAAACACATCACCAGAATCGTATGATGGTGTGATAGACTtatcaatggatagttcaatGACGAGGTATAAAATGTCTCCGGGCAAAGAAAACAGGGAAACCAACGAGTCGGATGTATCTCAGGACGGTGAGGAACGAGATGTTTCTAATGGTGAATTAGGACTGAAAATCCCTAGGATTCATATCATTACGCCACGCAGTGAGCCACCATTGAACGCCCAGCTTCCACTGCCGCCAGCAGAACACAAATATTCAAATCGGAGGGGACTCATATTGGATGCTCCATGCACACCAAATCGTCCTCGAAGTCCTTCACCTGAACGGAGAAGCTACGTTCGGTCTGTGCCACGTGATGTGATGGAGGCTGCAAGACGACGTTGTCTTCGCGCAAGAATAcgcacaaaataa